Below is a window of Desmonostoc muscorum LEGE 12446 DNA.
CTTTTTGCGCTTACCTTTTTTAGCAATACTTGTCATATTCTTGACTTCTAGTTTCTCAGTGGCAATGAAGCTATTACTGCTGATTATTTCTACTGCCACTTGATGAACCCAATTTTGTCGTTGATTAGCAACTTTACGAGTTAGTTTACTAACCCTACTTTGGGCTTTTTTCCATCTTCTAGAAGCTTTGATTTTTTTCTTTCTGTTTGGTGATTGCTTCCTTCTTTTATCTTTAGAAGCTTTTTTGATTAGATGTTCAGCATTTCTCAAAAATTTTGGTGCTTCAATTTGTTGATGATTTTCGCCATCAGTAATTGACAATGCTGAATTACAACCTAAATCTATACCAATTGCACCAACTGGTAAGATTTCAGGTTTGAGAGTTTGGTCTAAAACATCAACTGTAATAGATGCGTACCATTTATTATTTCTGAAAACAGTAGAATTATTCAAAAAGAGTTTTCAGAATATTTATCTACGTTTTATAGAAAACCTGTATTTTGGTCTAGTTCATATTATGTTGCTTCTACTGGTGGCGCACCAATTGAAAAAATCAAACAATATATACAATCACAAGAAGCACCAGAAGAATGATTGGTTACTCCGACGCTCGTTCCTCGCTACCGCTTCGCTATCATACATACCATTCCCTTATCAACCTTGCGGTTGATTTTAGTCAGGTATGCAATCGTCGTAACCCGCTATTCATCCCTACCAAGATCCGCTGAAGGTAGGGACTTTCGCGTTACGTTAAAAAGCTGCTTTTTTATTTAGCATCGGCATCACTATTATTGATTACCAGGTACTTGCTATTTTCTTGCCGTAATCGAGCATCTTCTTCGTTGTAAAAGAACGACAGCAAAACAAAGCGCCGCCCGCTGATGACAGGGGTAGCTTCATGTAGTAACGAGCAAGAAAAAATCACTGCTTCTCCGGCATTTGGAGTATAAAGCTGGAGTCCATATTCTGGAAACCGCAAATCACCACCTTTATAAGCGCCAGTATTCAGATTTAATGACATAGCAAATCGTCGGTGGGCGGTGCCTTTGGTAGTATTATCACGATGACGATTAAAAAAGGCTTTATCAGTTCCTTCGTAACAGGATACTAGGTAGCGTTCAAAGCGAGT
It encodes the following:
- a CDS encoding RNA-guided endonuclease InsQ/TnpB family protein produces the protein MNNSTVFRNNKWYASITVDVLDQTLKPEILPVGAIGIDLGCNSALSITDGENHQQIEAPKFLRNAEHLIKKASKDKRRKQSPNRKKKIKASRRWKKAQSRVSKLTRKVANQRQNWVHQVAVEIISSNSFIATEKLEVKNMTSIAKKGKRKKQKTGLNKSILDVGFGMLRSTIKYKVEQIGGVFIEVPTKKVKPSQTCPKCGHQHKKTLDIRVHNCEFCGYVQDRDIAAAEVMLYWAKGNLPGVGTTLEDADVTSSTSRTRKQAGSMKQLGQMKRQKLNSTGVNVETHPSTK
- a CDS encoding transposase, with translation MQKEFSEYLSTFYRKPVFWSSSYYVASTGGAPIEKIKQYIQSQEAPEE